Within the Terriglobia bacterium genome, the region ATGGTGATCACGCCCATGTTGCAGAAGGGCGTCAGCGTGGACCTTGCGCGCACCAATAACCCGATCCAGATGCAGGATGCGGACAAGGAAGACGCACTGCTGGTCGCGATCCAGCGCGACGGCACGGTCTTCTTCGGTTCCGACAAGATCTCGCCCGACCAGCTCACCAACAAGATGAAGGAGCGGCTGGCGAACCGTACCGACAAACGCGTGTTCATTAAGGCGGACGCACGCGTCCGCTATGGCAACGTGGTGGAAGTGGTGGATAACGTCCGCTCCGCGGGCGTGGACCAACTCGGCCTGCTCACCGAACAGCGCAAGTCGGGCTCCTTCGCCCCGCCGCCCGGCGTTCCGGCCGCTGGCGGCACTTCGGGCGACGCCACGAAGAAATGACGAGGTTAATGCAATGGGAATGACAGCAGGAGGAGGGAAGGGCGGTCCCTCGGCGGACATCAACGTGACGCCGCTCATCGACGTGCTGCTGGTGCTGCTGATCATCTTCATGGTGATCACGCCGCTGACGCCCAAGGGCCTGGAGGCCCTGGTGCCGCAGCCGCCGCCGCCTAACGCCCCCAAGAGCGAACCAACGGATCGCACCGTCGTGGTGCAGGTGATCCATTTGCCCGGTGGGGAGCGTCCTGCGCTGAAGATCAACCAGGATGACGCCACCTGGGACAATCTCCAGACACGTCTCGAGGACATTTATAAGACCCGCGCCGAGAAGGTGATGTTCGTCAAGGGCGATACCGAACTGCAGTTCGCCGACGTGGCGCAGGTCATCGACATCGCCCACGCCGCCGGTGTGGACAAGGTCGGCCTGATCACGGCCAAGATCGAGCAGGGCCAATAGGGCTCGCGAGGTCTGGCGCACGCGCACGGGAGAGGCATAGGTCCCGTGCGCATCGTTGCGCATACGGGTTTCATACCGCCAGGAGGAGCTGAGGGCCGGCCGTTCGCAACGGACCGGCTGTCAGCCCGGATTTTCTGGCAAGGAGATGCAAGCACTCATGAACAGAAGCGAGAGAA harbors:
- a CDS encoding biopolymer transporter ExbD, whose translation is MALAKRDEGSKINSNINVTPMVDVMLVLLIIFMVITPMLQKGVSVDLARTNNPIQMQDADKEDALLVAIQRDGTVFFGSDKISPDQLTNKMKERLANRTDKRVFIKADARVRYGNVVEVVDNVRSAGVDQLGLLTEQRKSGSFAPPPGVPAAGGTSGDATKK
- a CDS encoding biopolymer transporter ExbD, with the translated sequence MGMTAGGGKGGPSADINVTPLIDVLLVLLIIFMVITPLTPKGLEALVPQPPPPNAPKSEPTDRTVVVQVIHLPGGERPALKINQDDATWDNLQTRLEDIYKTRAEKVMFVKGDTELQFADVAQVIDIAHAAGVDKVGLITAKIEQGQ